In Fusobacterium canifelinum, a genomic segment contains:
- a CDS encoding AAA family ATPase has product MIIKKVQLENYRSHSNITVEFTKGVNLILGKNGRGKTSILEAISTVMFNTKDRSGKETGKSYIKFGEKSSKVDIDFIANDGREYNLKTEFFKTKPKKQTLKDMIGSEYDGDIQEKLEELCGIKKGFEETYENIVIAKQNEFINIFKDSGTTREKTFNKIFNTQIYKEMYDSFLKEAIDKYKEKVKDLDKEITFLKENMEDKEQITNFLKEEKELEKNLQDRFKNINVVSKNLENEIKDYETTEIELNNLIKNIKEEENKIKKYLSLLKENIIEAKQAKKAKIIVKETEKSYLEYLEIENRLKDLRENLDNLLDEQKLNIQYQNNIKILKLNNENLKTDIINLEENISKNSEKKENLESEISNLKIKEENLDLKLKIYINLLDELEKLEDFKDKKLEDKLKKTTEIDILKKELVSKNDLFKTISIEELEKKLSNFQELEKELKLLEEQKIIFETEIKTLKKSSKELSDKICPFLNEKCQNLEDKEAEDYFSSKISIKTEDLENLKKNIEEKTQILVEKVVFEDKKKQYFELEKSIKDLELSLKNEEINLKEIELDIKNLDIDIQKLIENQEFQNSQMLREKKKELEVELRNLNLDEKRENLKNLLENLELEKEKILKNQNSIESNLKEIDEYSKKIKEDTNKNIENIKSEIKTFENKLDDLKNPYNEYLKNNVLAEDLENLLLKVNKNIKELYSLRADKNLLKEKVSDLEEKIKNIKIDELKEKYDTIKEELNEINKKLGSSQEKIENYKKILEKISSQEEKQKKLLIEFKKLENKFNKASLIRNEVGQMGRAISKYMLSGISNIASVNFNKITGRTERIEWSNEEKDKYAVYLVGRERKIAFEQLSGGEQVSVAIAIRGTMTEYFTNSKFMILDEPTNNLDTERKKLLAEYMGEILNNLEQSIIVTHDDTFREMAEKIIEL; this is encoded by the coding sequence ATGATAATTAAAAAAGTACAACTTGAAAATTATCGTTCTCATTCTAATATAACTGTTGAATTTACTAAAGGAGTAAACCTTATTTTAGGTAAGAATGGGAGAGGTAAAACTTCTATACTTGAAGCTATCAGCACAGTTATGTTTAATACTAAGGATAGAAGTGGTAAGGAAACTGGGAAAAGCTATATCAAATTTGGCGAAAAATCTTCAAAGGTAGATATAGATTTTATTGCTAATGATGGTAGAGAATATAATTTAAAAACTGAATTTTTTAAAACAAAACCTAAAAAACAAACTTTAAAAGATATGATAGGTTCTGAATATGATGGAGATATTCAAGAGAAATTAGAAGAACTTTGTGGAATAAAAAAAGGTTTTGAAGAAACTTATGAAAATATAGTTATTGCTAAGCAAAATGAATTTATAAATATCTTTAAAGATAGTGGAACCACAAGAGAAAAAACTTTTAATAAGATTTTTAATACTCAAATATATAAAGAAATGTATGATAGCTTTTTAAAAGAAGCTATTGATAAATATAAAGAAAAAGTAAAAGATTTAGACAAAGAAATAACTTTTTTAAAAGAAAATATGGAAGATAAAGAACAGATTACAAATTTTCTTAAAGAAGAAAAAGAGTTAGAAAAAAATTTACAAGATAGATTTAAAAATATTAATGTTGTATCTAAAAATTTAGAAAATGAAATAAAAGACTATGAAACAACAGAAATAGAATTAAATAATTTAATTAAAAATATTAAAGAGGAAGAAAATAAAATAAAGAAATATTTAAGTCTTTTAAAAGAAAATATTATTGAAGCAAAACAAGCTAAAAAAGCAAAAATAATTGTTAAAGAAACTGAAAAGTCTTATCTTGAATACTTGGAAATTGAAAATAGATTAAAAGATTTAAGAGAAAATCTTGATAATTTATTGGATGAACAAAAATTAAATATTCAATATCAAAATAATATAAAGATATTAAAATTAAATAATGAGAATTTAAAAACTGATATTATTAACTTAGAAGAAAATATTTCTAAAAATTCTGAGAAAAAAGAAAATTTAGAAAGTGAAATATCTAATCTTAAAATTAAAGAAGAAAATTTAGATTTAAAATTAAAAATATATATTAATTTGCTTGATGAATTAGAAAAATTAGAAGATTTTAAAGATAAAAAATTAGAAGATAAATTAAAGAAAACAACAGAAATTGACATTCTAAAAAAAGAATTAGTTTCTAAAAATGACTTATTTAAAACAATTAGTATTGAAGAACTTGAAAAAAAGTTATCTAATTTTCAAGAACTTGAAAAAGAATTAAAACTTTTAGAAGAACAAAAAATTATTTTTGAAACTGAAATAAAAACCTTGAAAAAATCAAGTAAAGAACTGTCAGATAAAATTTGCCCTTTTTTAAATGAAAAATGCCAAAACTTAGAAGATAAAGAAGCAGAAGATTATTTCTCTTCTAAAATTTCTATAAAAACAGAAGATTTAGAAAATTTGAAAAAAAATATAGAAGAAAAAACTCAAATTCTAGTTGAAAAAGTAGTTTTTGAAGATAAGAAAAAGCAATATTTTGAACTTGAAAAATCTATAAAAGATTTAGAACTTTCTTTAAAAAATGAGGAGATTAATTTAAAAGAAATTGAATTAGATATTAAAAACTTGGATATAGATATTCAAAAACTTATTGAAAATCAAGAGTTTCAAAATAGTCAAATGCTAAGAGAAAAGAAAAAAGAATTAGAAGTTGAACTTAGAAATCTAAACTTAGATGAAAAAAGAGAAAATTTAAAAAATCTTCTTGAAAATTTGGAACTAGAAAAGGAAAAGATTTTAAAAAATCAAAACTCAATAGAAAGCAATTTAAAGGAAATTGATGAGTATTCAAAAAAAATTAAAGAGGATACAAATAAAAATATTGAGAATATAAAATCAGAAATAAAAACTTTTGAAAATAAACTTGATGATTTAAAAAATCCTTATAATGAATATCTAAAAAATAATGTCTTGGCAGAAGACTTAGAAAATTTACTTTTAAAAGTAAATAAAAATATTAAAGAACTTTATTCTTTAAGAGCTGATAAGAATTTATTAAAAGAAAAAGTATCTGATTTAGAAGAAAAAATAAAAAATATAAAAATAGATGAACTTAAAGAAAAATATGATACTATTAAAGAAGAATTAAATGAAATCAATAAAAAATTAGGTTCATCACAAGAAAAAATTGAAAACTATAAAAAAATATTAGAAAAAATATCTTCACAAGAAGAAAAACAAAAAAAATTGCTTATTGAATTTAAAAAATTAGAAAATAAATTTAATAAGGCTAGTTTAATAAGAAATGAAGTAGGACAAATGGGTAGAGCTATTTCTAAATATATGCTTAGTGGTATTAGCAATATTGCAAGTGTTAATTTTAACAAGATTACAGGTAGAACTGAAAGAATTGAATGGAGTAATGAAGAAAAAGATAAGTATGCCGTATATTTAGTAGGGCGAGAAAGAAAAATTGCCTTTGAGCAACTATCAGGAGGAGAACAAGTTTCTGTTGCGATAGCAATAAGAGGAACTATGACTGAGTATTTCACTAATTCTAAATTTATGATTTTAGATGAACCTACAAATAATCTTGACACTGAAAGAAAAAAACTACTTGCAGAATATATGGGAGAAATTTTAAACAACTTAGAACAAAGTATAATAGTTACTCATGATGATACCTTTAGAGAAATGGCTGAAAAAATAATAGAATTATAG